One stretch of Coleofasciculaceae cyanobacterium DNA includes these proteins:
- a CDS encoding DNA methylase, translating to MASLLPADISMEEFEYLLGLHPEKDGILIDKKEPIKLYKTPPSSKVINKLEEYCEKVWGKRKPVVLDAFAGGGSIPFEAARYGLNVLASDLNPVAVVTMKAAMEYPLKFGADLQQDIDKWVKFVGDEAEKRLAEFFPSQPVGAIRESSVQNYLWAHTVVCPHCESVVPLSPNWWLSKTSNYAGKGQERKVTSDWYAVKPIPNPKEKRVDFELVRGSKGKNTTIETDEGEYDPDTTTTISRGVGKCPNCTSVIEDDVIKSQAKSSGLGHQLYAVAYKEGKGGLQFRIPTDLDLDGVAKAEAYIKEKLESFEISNIVPDVEIYSGAKTDELIRYGIDRWDKLFNPRQLLTLVTYVEIINEAKSKLQIEYEPEKVEAIATYLALVLDRCVDYNSRLSGWNAGRSGGDRASKLHSLNLNWSYPEYSGAKIIWLFCAESISEKYKGLCLYVSKTSQLTTIPGLERSTKKEENKLHTSNLILQTSSADSLYHILDRSVDAIVTDPPYYSTIQYAELSDFFYVWQKRTLGDIFPDLFWSELTDKDRQAVANPSRFRNMGASPEELAKQDYEAKMALVFSEYYRVLRDDGVMTVQFNHKESGAWDVLAKSLIDAGFEITASWSVSTENPQNLHQAKKNSVSSTVLLVCRKRDPDAEQAWWDDLRPEVTNLVEQRAPEFEENEITGIDLYLSAFGSALNVFSRSYPILDSSGESVRPEVAFAEARKAIANYRFRKLVQTDTAGFDPLTQWYLLAWDAFKAREFPFDEARQLALAVGGFDVNDLAKVYKLLASKSGSCTILTPKQRHKKRAFSANADNFSNLYLVDALHAIIAIYQEEQNPQLVRNFMQKTGLNNNDMLMKTLEIAFKVMPTKTEEHKTLTSLWLSMDEIKAKVVMEQKKLF from the coding sequence CTTCAGACTTAAACCCTGTGGCTGTGGTGACGATGAAGGCTGCAATGGAATATCCTCTCAAGTTTGGGGCGGATTTACAGCAGGATATTGATAAATGGGTGAAGTTTGTTGGGGATGAGGCAGAGAAAAGATTAGCCGAGTTTTTTCCTTCACAACCAGTAGGGGCGATTCGTGAATCGTCCGTACAGAATTATCTTTGGGCGCATACGGTTGTTTGTCCTCATTGTGAGTCAGTTGTGCCTCTAAGTCCTAATTGGTGGTTAAGTAAAACTAGCAACTATGCAGGGAAAGGACAAGAAAGAAAAGTTACGAGTGATTGGTATGCTGTAAAACCGATTCCTAATCCTAAAGAAAAGCGAGTTGATTTTGAATTGGTTAGAGGAAGCAAGGGTAAAAATACAACAATTGAAACTGATGAAGGTGAATACGATCCTGATACCACCACAACTATCAGTAGAGGTGTTGGTAAATGTCCGAATTGTACCAGCGTAATTGAAGACGATGTAATTAAATCACAGGCAAAATCATCTGGTTTGGGTCATCAGTTATATGCAGTTGCCTATAAGGAAGGAAAAGGCGGTTTACAGTTTAGAATTCCTACGGATTTAGATTTAGATGGTGTTGCTAAAGCTGAAGCATATATCAAAGAAAAATTAGAATCTTTTGAAATTAGTAATATTGTTCCTGATGTAGAAATATACTCAGGTGCAAAGACAGATGAATTAATTAGATATGGGATTGATAGATGGGATAAATTATTTAACCCGCGTCAGCTTTTGACTCTTGTTACCTATGTAGAAATCATTAACGAGGCAAAATCCAAGCTACAGATAGAATACGAACCAGAAAAGGTAGAAGCGATCGCAACTTATTTAGCTTTGGTTTTAGACAGGTGTGTTGATTATAACTCACGTCTCTCAGGATGGAATGCTGGTAGATCGGGAGGAGATAGAGCTTCTAAACTACACTCGCTAAATTTAAACTGGAGTTATCCAGAGTATAGCGGAGCAAAAATTATATGGCTATTTTGCGCTGAATCTATTTCTGAAAAATATAAAGGGCTTTGCTTATATGTAAGCAAAACATCTCAATTAACAACTATCCCAGGATTAGAAAGAAGTACAAAGAAAGAAGAAAATAAACTTCATACTTCAAACCTCATACTTCAAACTTCTTCCGCCGACAGCCTCTATCACATCCTTGATCGCTCTGTAGACGCAATTGTCACCGATCCTCCGTACTACTCCACCATTCAATACGCCGAACTTTCCGACTTCTTCTATGTCTGGCAAAAACGCACGTTAGGGGATATCTTCCCCGATTTATTTTGGTCGGAACTTACCGACAAAGATCGCCAAGCAGTCGCCAATCCTTCCCGCTTCCGCAACATGGGTGCATCCCCAGAAGAACTAGCCAAACAAGACTACGAAGCAAAAATGGCACTCGTCTTTAGTGAATATTATCGTGTCTTACGAGACGACGGCGTAATGACAGTGCAGTTTAACCATAAAGAATCTGGTGCGTGGGATGTACTGGCAAAATCCCTAATTGATGCTGGCTTTGAGATTACTGCATCTTGGTCGGTTAGTACCGAAAACCCCCAGAATCTTCACCAAGCTAAGAAAAACTCTGTTTCTAGTACCGTGCTGTTAGTCTGTCGCAAACGCGATCCTGATGCCGAACAAGCCTGGTGGGATGACTTGCGCCCCGAAGTTACCAACTTAGTCGAACAACGTGCCCCCGAATTTGAAGAGAATGAGATTACAGGTATCGACTTGTACCTGAGTGCTTTTGGTTCAGCCCTGAATGTCTTCTCTCGTTCCTATCCCATCCTAGACAGTAGCGGGGAATCAGTACGCCCCGAAGTTGCTTTCGCCGAAGCCAGAAAAGCCATAGCTAACTATCGTTTCCGCAAGCTGGTACAAACCGACACCGCAGGTTTCGATCCTCTCACTCAATGGTATCTCCTCGCTTGGGATGCCTTCAAAGCCCGTGAATTCCCCTTCGATGAAGCCAGACAGTTAGCCTTAGCCGTTGGTGGTTTCGACGTGAACGATTTAGCTAAAGTCTATAAGCTGCTTGCTTCTAAAAGTGGTAGCTGTACCATTCTCACTCCCAAACAAAGACATAAAAAACGCGCTTTTTCTGCCAATGCCGATAACTTTTCCAATCTGTATTTAGTCGATGCCCTTCATGCCATTATCGCCATTTACCAAGAAGAACAAAACCCCCAACTAGTTAGAAACTTTATGCAAAAAACGGGGTTAAATAACAACGATATGTTGATGAAAACCTTGGAAATTGCTTTTAAAGTAATGCCCACTAAAACCGAAGAACACAAAACCCTAACTTCACTGTGGCTGTCAATGGATGAGATAAAAGCCAAGGTTGTGATGGAACAGAAGAAACTATTTTAG